A DNA window from Macadamia integrifolia cultivar HAES 741 chromosome 4, SCU_Mint_v3, whole genome shotgun sequence contains the following coding sequences:
- the LOC122075663 gene encoding junctophilin-3-like produces the protein MEGQKSQAKLTRTQSSLLRSPSTIRSSIHSLSSVRDEEAAAEEEKPHKSVSGASNRYPIRWNRLVPVLGTAFLSFSFFLFFYFYLRRKEIPTSENFLLALVFIAVVLYFGGKKRSFIIQTSLFLKQLWDEKSRKLGASKGRNESVEWFIGNGGSSSFKKERKDDKIIREGVEFYSNGDFYEGEFHKGRSNGSGVYYYFVNGRYEGDWIDGRYDGYGIESWARGRKYRGQYRQGLRHGYGVYRFYTGDSYAGEWFNGQSHGMGVQTCSDGSCYVGEFKCGVKHGLGCYHFRNGDRYAGEYFGDKIHGFGVYQFANGHCYEGSWHEGRKQGFGIYTFRNGDPRCGEWDSGVLKTPLPPFTDAILRAVQSARKAAENSIRLVQVNEQVNKAVMAANRAATAARVAAIKAVQNRMDGKFCDTDV, from the exons ATGGAAGGTCAGAAAAGCCAGGCGAAGCTTACGAGAACCCAATCTTCTCTTCTTCGTTCACCTTCAACTATTCGATCTTCAATCCATAGTCTCTCATCTGTACGAGACGAAGAAGCTGCAGCAGAGGAAGAGAAACCCCACAAATCCGTTTCAGGAGCTTCGAATCGTTATCCGATTCGTTGGAATCGTCTAGTACCTGTTCTGGGTACGGCGTTCTTgagtttctcttttttcttgttcttttactTCTATCTCAGAAGGAAAGAGATACCCACTTCAGAAAACTTCTTGTTAGCTCTTGTTTTCATCGCTGTTGTCCTTTATTTTGGTGGGAAGAAAAGGAGTTTTATCATCCAGACCTCATTGTTTCTGAAACAGTTGTGGGATGAGAAGAGCCGGAAATTGGGGGCTTCAAAGGGCAGAAATGAATCGGTTGAGTGGTTCATAGGTAACGGAGGCTCATCCTCtttcaagaaagaaaggaaagatgaCAAGATTATCAGAGAAGGTGTGGAGTTTTACAGCAATGGTGATTTCTATGAAGGTGAATTTCACAAAGGGAGGTCTAATGGGAGTGGTGTTTATTACTATTTTGTGAATGGAAGGTATGAGGGAGATTGGATTGATGGGAGATATGATGGGTATGGCATCGAGAGCTGGGCGAGGGGAAGAAAGTACAGAGGGCAGTATAGGCAAGGTTTGAGACATGGATATGGTGTTTACCGGTTCTATACAGGGGATAGTTATGCAGGTGAATGGTTCAATGGGCAGAGCCATGGTATGGGAGTTCAGACCTGCTCTGATGGGAGCTGTTATGTTGGTGAATTCAAGTGTGGTGTCAAGCATGGCCTTGGTTGCTACCATTTCAG AAACGGAGATAGATACGCTGGAGAGTATTTCGGAGACAAGATCCATGGGTTTGGAGTCTATCAATTTGCCAACGGCCACTGTTATGAGGGTTCATGGCATGAAGGTCGAAAGCAAGGTTTTGGTATATACACTTTTCGAAATGGTGATCCCAGATGTGGAGAGTGGGACTCTGGAGTCCTTAAAACCCCCTTACCCCCATTTACGGATGCCATTCTCCGAGCAGTCCAG TCAGCTAGAAAAGCAGCAGAGAATTCAATTCGTCTTGTTCAAGTGAATGAACAAGTGAACAAGGCTGTCATGGCTGCAAACAGAGCTGCCACTGCTGCTAGAGTTGCGGCGATCAAAGCTGTTCAGAACAGAATGGACGGGAAATTTTGTGACACAGATGTTTAA